The DNA segment ggcttttagtcaggtgcggcttttctatggattgtccatgatttttgtcatatcgtaagacgatttgttttgtttgttccgctgttgtacggcactacgttgcctggcggaaggatcggggttcaagagtggtatgttggtcacatgtccatccgccaggcaacatagtgccgtacaagtagcgcgaaaaacaaacttcaaagtagcgctatgcgttcagcgggagtcgtggatgacgagcggcgataaacttgcgaaaagcaagttgtgCTCAACTctaccggtggattctgacagcgtggaaaagtgtgcaaacatccacgatcaccaacggatttcgaagggctggactgctgcatgatgaagaggaggacaccgccacggcccttcagagggtgttcgactctgacactgacaatgacaatgaggattatctttggttttgaaagtgacaacgaaggaaagaagctgagagtggatgacgaagccatcctgatcctgttcgtttccgacactggagaagaggactttagtggttttagtgcgcaggaagatggtggtgaatgactgacttttcttcttgttaaagccgtgtcactgcacctgagcctaaaaggtagtctgaatctatttttctggtgtgctgtaggttattgttatgtactacatttgttactcatttatgaagcacagcacatgtgcaaatatgtacccataacttgattttcaaaatattaataaaaggggtgtgtctccaaacagccatctctttcctgacaattcgctttgtgcatattctcttacatatgataagtcaatattgaaacacctgcggcttttggtcaggtgcggctaatataaaaaacccaaaaaatcGTGTCTGATGCTGTAGATTGACGTCtggataaatgtaaatgtgctttagtttttgacattttaggcTGTTGtcacagacatgaaaataatTTACTGATGTTTAAGAGATTAAAcaatttaaggaaaatactcgTCTTCATTCACAAAGAACATTTtaagtgctttttattttagcagCAGATTAGATAACTCTTCTAATACAATAAGTTAATTTATAATGATGTAAAGTGCTCTGTGAGCATTACTACTTATTATTacccctcagctgtaaaaggctgacCCTGCTGGGCGTTGGGCAGCTGGCTTTGAAACGCAAGGTTGCGAATGTCataacttgagaacaaggcAACAGAGGATTTTGAAAATGATACCATACTGGAACTACTAGAATgctgaggggtagcactggcATCCACCAGTATTTTTGCACTTGACAGGCTGAtttattcttcttctgtctGCAGATTGACCTCCAGAAGATGCCACTCGGTAAGCTGAGCAAGAGGCAAATCCAGAGTGCCTATGCGCTCCTCACTGAAGTACAGCAGGTCAGTGACAGTCAACAGCTCCTCTGAGAGTTGCATCGGTATTTATGTTGGATTCCTCTttatataccgtattttcacgaccataagacgcactgtactaaaaggcgcagtctcagttatgtgtgccattactgtatttaacacacacataaggcgcactggatcatagggcgcatacaagtaccgtatgcgtatttaaaaataaagcgggagcaaacctgagttcggtaccttactcacatttttattaccagtaatcgtcatcatcaacaacacacaagcatacaagtgtgcgtatttaaaaataaagcaggagcaaaacgaagtttggtactcacatttttatcatcaaacccatcgaagtcctcatcctctgtgtctgaattgaacagctgcgctaaatctccatcaaacatgccaggttcactttcttcactgtcagagtcactttccgtgccgtgcggctcctcggaaacgatgccggcttttgcgaaagctcgaacaacagtgccagcagacatgttagcccaagcatctacaatccattcgcaaattgtggcgtaactcgcccggcgctgccttctattcttagtgaaactgtggtctccatcggtcatccatcgctcccaggccgctcgcagccttactttgaacgggcggttcacaccgatgtccagcagttggagttcctttgtcaggcctcccggaatgacagcaagctcacagttcatttgtttcactagttttttcacatcggctgtgagatgggcacgcatagagtcacagattaagagcgatggtgatgcgtggaaaaaaccacctggtctccttacatacatctccctcagccactctttcatcatttcctcatccatccagcccttttcatttgccttaatgatgattcctgctggaaacttctctttaggcaaagtctttctcttaaaaatcaccataggcggcagtttctgtccattagcatggcagccaagcacaacagtaaaagaagacttttcgtgccccgttgtgcatatcgctaccgtgctggtcccctgcttctccacagtgtgactcaccgggatgtcaaaagtgagcgggacctcgtccatgtttgtgatgtggctgggctggatgtttttgtcgccgatgtgtttgctgcagtaggagcggaagatggccagcttttccttataatccgctggaagttgctgcgctaccgtagtcctggtccggatggaaaaatggcacagtttcacaaaaagtgaaagtgaaactgcttttagccgaatggtgaccgtcgaaatgcttctcccgctcgttctttgctcgatgatccaccgctcgagtctttcctccaactcgggccacctcgccttatgtccgcggaaactcagctgcgttttcttgacctgccggagcttgttttctagcttcctccatttgcgaaccatcgattcgttaatcttaaattctctcgccgctgctcgatttccatgttcctccgcgtagctgatggccttcagtttaaactgtgcttcataagcgtgtctctttgccattttcagggttgcgcccacacttcaccctttagcgttctcatggtgttctctactacgtcctccttacaacacacagggcgcactgcgctatagggcgcgccgtactttttgaagaaaatctaagacttttaagtgcgccttatggtcgtgaaaatacggtaactcTGTAATGCTTTGAAATCCATTTTAATACTATTGTTTGGAATGAATTTTGGACATAACAACTAGTCCTTCTGTACCAGTGGTTGGATGAGATCTGTGCAGCTCCTGATCATGCAacgtttacatttttaacttacTTTTGTTAAAGGCTGTGTCAGAGTGTGTGTCTGAGGCGCAGATACTGGATCTCTCCAATCGCTTTTATACCCTAATACCTCATGACTTTGGCATGAAGAAGCCTCCACTGCTCAACAACCTGGACTACATTCAAGTAAGGACTCATAAACTGCCCAATCTAGAGTTTGACCTTTCTTTGTCATGTCACCACTAAGCCTAATGCAGAGTTTAAAAAGGTTGATCTGTAAATGCATCACTGTTTTAGGCTAAAGTTCAGATGTTGGACAACCTGTTGGATATTGAAGTGGCTTACAGCTTACTGAGAGGAGGAGCCCAGGACAATGAGAAAGACCCCATCGACATAAACTATGAGAAACTCAAGACAAAGATTGAGGTAAGGAGCACAGCTCTTTAGAGAGTAAAGTTTTGTTCTTAATCATCAACGGTGGGCAAGATTTCATTTTTGCCCTGATGATCGATTTaagttttgaaatgtaaaaacaaaaaaatgcatgtGACACATCTGTTGCTTTACAGGTTGTTGACAAGACCACAAGTGAAGCTGAGATCATCGTGCAATACGTTAAGAACACCCACGCTGCTACGCACAACACGTACACACTGGAAGTACAAGAggcaagtcttttttttttctttttttgaatttattgattgattaacTTGGTAAAAATGGGTTTAAGCAGGACAACCGCTTCATTTTAATGGCTTTAATAGATTTGGAATCTTAGTTTGTCTTCTGAttgtgtttctgtattttagatatttaaaattgtcagagagggagagcacCAGCGATACCGTCCATTCGAGGAGCTGCACAATCGCCAGCTATTGTGGCACGGCTCTCGAACCACCAACTACGCCGGTATTCTGTCTCAGGGTCTCCGCATCGCCCCTCCAGAAGCCCCAGTGGTGAGTGTTGTTTTGAAACCAGGTTGATGATAAGATGTGAAGAATTAAAAACCTCTCCTTCTAATAAATACCCCAACTTTACCCATAGTTTCTAGTGTTTAGTCCTGCATAACATTACAGTCCTGCTTAATTTTCTCCAGACTGGTTACATGTTTGGCAAAGGTGTGTACTTTGCTGACATGGTGTCCAAGAGTGCGAACTACTGCCATACCTCCCAGTCAGATCCTGTGGGCCTCATTCTGCTCGGCGAGGTTGCTCTAGGAAACATGTAAGTGACGGTctgaatgcaaaaatatatatatttcatccTTTGAAATGTTGGCCTGactgtgtaaataaatgcaacctCCTTTTTAACTAATGCAGGCATGAACTGAAGAAGGCTTCTCATATTACAAAATTACCTAAGGGCAAGCACAGTGTTAAAGGTGAGAGACATAATGGGTTGCAGCATTTTAATTGGTATTATTTTTCTAAGTGTTTGGTTCACATGGCAAACATTGTGCTTAAAGCTTTGTATTTCTGTTTAGTCTGTGTCCCTAACTGTAATTTAGATCCACGCTTTTCAGCGTAGTTCTTAACAACGCGATGAAATTCATCCCAGCAGGAAATATTTACCTTTGTCtctgtcagtttttaaaactgcGTGTATGTGCGTGCATTTAATAATATTcacttttggggttttttttattacaggtTTGGGTAGAACAGCTCCCGATCCAAATGCCACTGTCACTTTAAATGGAGTGCAAGTGCCTCTGGGAAAAGGAGTCCACACTAATATTGATGACACAAGTCTGCTGTACAACGAGTATCCTCTAATATTAGTTTGTTTGGTTATATgtgtaatgattttttttttacctgcttgTCTGTACATAACCTGTGCAGTTAAAAAGGTGAGTAAAATTTGTTACATTTCTATCTTACAGTCACCGGCCATTTCATTAGGTGTATCTGTTCATTTGTCATTAATACAAAATCTAATGATCCAGTCACATAGCAGCAACTCGGTGCATTTACACATCAAAGATCAAAGAGAGGTTTACAATAGGGAAGGTAAGTTAAGTCACTTTCAACATGCAGTACAAGTAAGGTATAATAAATTAAAGACCAGTGAGTTCACCCATGGAAACAGTTTTATAGCTTTCTGTCTTTTAATACAGGACTACACTTTTCATTGTGTAGCTCACCCAGCTGTCATGCATAAATCGACTCATTTGCACTGCTTATAGCAGTGAAGACATGAAGATGAGACAGTTGAAGGGTTGTGTTTATGTCCTAACAGCAGTCACCACAAAATAAATTGTCAGGGTATTTGTGTTTTCAGCTTAATTTGTATCTGTACCACCTGTTTTCTTTAACCGTGCTCCCTCAGGTACATTGTGTATGATGTAGCACAGGTAAATCTGAAGTATCTTCTGAAGATCAAGTTTAACTACCAGACATCCCTGTGGTGAGAGGGGCTGCGCACGAAGCTTcttcataaagaaagaaaaaaaagaccactGTTGCCTCCAAAATGCTTGGGCTTCATTCTCTGCAACCGaagatgtttaaaaaaggagTGATACTAAACCGTCCTTCATGTTGGATCCTTGGAAATCTCTTGTCACTTTATTGTGTTTTCACCAGGTTTATTAAGTGGCAGGCTTCCTTAGTAATACATTAGGTACCTAAATACTGGCTTCTTCACATTGCGTACATCAGTACCTGGAGAGGTCTGGTGACAACTTCAGAAAGTGTTGGTAATCTGTCACTGCAGAAAGatcttattttcctgtagttcaTAAGGTATAGTCCTGCAAGTTTAGGAGTGTTCAAGAGCCAGTCTGCAAACATACACAAACCAATAATTTGCTGTGAATCCACAGTAAAGTGAAGACTAAGATACTGTAAGCATTTTGACATGTATATACTTGTTTTGTTCGCATCTCTAGCTGTCTTCctcactaaaaagaaaaaaaaatgtgatgagTGTTTATGCAAGGTGCCCTGTAAAAGATAAAAAAGGCCATactaagtgtttttttttaaatgtctttttcttgcttctctcaaacccaaataaaacattagacATGAAGAAGGGTTTCTTTCAGTTTGTTGGAGAAGGCAAAAATCAAGGTCATTTGCTAAGGAGCATTCCTGGGAATGGTATAACCTTGATGAAAAATCATTGTCAAATACTTTCCTCTAGGGATCAataaaagtattctgattctgaaaaagcAGGCTTTGGCTTCATTTTGGTAGGAGATTTAAGCAGTAGAAACTGTCTTGCCTCATTTCCCATTGGCACTGTAGGGTAACAAAATAAAGAgttaatatgcaaaaaaaaaacagcaacaggatttttctgtatttaatgGTAACAATTTATGAGCTTACTAAAGTGAAAAAATTGGAAGAAGAAACTTACACTTTCTGTGAGATTAGAAACTCATATTTGcacaaatgatttatttatttttttagtttttcatctGCTTTTTCCTCACAGCTAAGAAAAAAATCTCACGTATATTTGGTTATTTACTAATTAATAGATAAATGGTACCCCATATGCTGTGTTTTATGTTGCGTATAGTATAAACAAAATCTTTCTTGGTATAACtgcaggtaaaaataaatacatttactcaAGAGAGaacatttcatttcaaacaCAACACTTTCCAAACAAAGACTAAAACGTAAAGGAGAAATGAACGATAACTGATGTGGCGTATGAAACAATGGCTGGTTGCTATGCTCCCATTCCGAGTCAAGTTTTTGATACGAAACGATTTCCCAAGGATTTAACTTCACATTTAACATGTAAAAGTTGGATGTGTAGAAAGTGGATGTATTTGTTTAGATAAACAAACTACTGGAAGCAGTTATTAAGCTACCATTTAAGCAAATTACGGGATTTTTATTTCTCAAATCGCCCTCCAGAGAGAGTCCCGACCCAGAATGCATTTTGACAAGGTCTTTGAAAAAGCGGCGCGGCTAATTCAAGATGGCGGAGATGGACCAGCTGTTAGACGAGAGTGAGTAACAACACAAATTCAAGGAGTTTTGCATTGTAAACAAGCAGCAGTCCCGCGgtggtaaaataaataactggcCAAAACCCGATATCGCTGACCATGTAATGGCTATTATAGGTTCTGCGCGGACTTCATAAGCTCATTTTAGACGCAAACAGACACCGGGTCTGTCTAAGTCAGCTAACGCTTGTTAGCGCGAGAGGCTAACCATGGCTAATGTTGGAGTTGAACAAGTTACTCTAGCCCAACTGGGTGAACAAATACCGTTAGCTTAGCCCCGAGCTAACGTCTGCTAACCTTAGATCGCGTATAGCAGGAACAAAAAGGCTGCCGCTACGCCACTAGCTGCTAACAAGCTATCTGTTTTGCTGGacttattttctattttattgatttattttagttttccaTGACACTTTCATCATTTTTAGCGTTCCTTCACCCTGGTTATAGTTATGCGTTATGTATCATTATTGATCTTGTGAAGGGAAACTTGCCAGTTCATTTGTCTGTTTACACCTGAAACGGTCTCTGGGAACTTACCTAATGTAAATAACGTTATTTTACAGCTCATAGCTTAGCTTGTCCGGCTCATGTGTAGATACGAATTGCCCACAGCTGATGTTACACCCGTGTCTGACAGCTCCAGTTGGGGGTAAAGGCCTAACCGAGTCCGCtagctttatttttaattcctgTTCACCTGCCTGGCTGCTGTCAGGGTTTAAAGCACCATCTTACTGATTCTGCGACAGGTGAAATGAGCATTTCGTaacttaaaaaggagaacactggCAAATAATATTTATCAAAGTTGCACCGTTTTAGATTTCGTCTATGTGGTGTtgcttttttatgctttttaatgCTCTACAGCAGGGGTGCTCAAtgccagtcctcgagagctactgtcctgcagcttttagatgcatccctactccaacacagctgaatcaaatgtttgattacctcttcagcatgccatcaagtttggaaaaggcctgataacaagccattcatttgattcagctgtgtcggaacaaggatgcatctaaaagctgcaggacagtagctctcgaggactggcaTTGAGCACCCCTGCTCTACAGTAATGTAGCCTAAATTGTTCTCTTCCTCAGGTTCCTCAGCAGAGGCACTCGTCAGTCTTAAAGGTATGGATTCCCTTGTATTTATGCTTTTTACTGTTTACAAATATACTGGGTGCTTCTGAAACGTTGACTCGAATTCCTCACTATATCGATTAGACCTGTGTCAGATCACGTTGGTCAGAGCTCTGTAATAGTTTCTAATTGCAAGCTTACATGGCATAATGGTCCTGTTATTGTTTGCATGTGATTTTTGTCTGTTGGTATAGGGTTGTTAAGATATAAttactgatttaaaaactgtttttggtgTTCTTGTATATAAATATGTTGGTATTCTCACAGAGGGCAGTTTGTCCAACACTCTGAATGAGAAAAACAGCTTCCCTCGAGCTCACAACACCAGGGGACGGCATTCCTCTGTCACAATGGACACGGTAAGTTAATGCAATGAAAGCAATGAAAACTTCGAAAACAAAGAGAATCTGTTACACATGTTGCTTTAATTACTAATATGAAAAATATGGTATAGTGGTTAACATAGTCACCTTACTCCATAATTATGCTTCAGTGGGAAATTTGTGCCATAACTATGTCATAACAGGAAATCCCTCTAAAACCCTATGATGAAACCCTAAGGCATGACATGACGCACACCTCCACTGAAACGGAACTAAATGTGGTGTCAGTGTAAGCCGCAGCTATTGTAATTGGCCTGTTCAGTACCATTGATTCCTCCTGATGCATTTCCGGCTACTTTTTTGCCACGGTTTTGGAATTTTTCAGTGAAAGAATACCAATCATGTCAAAGCTGCACCAGATCAAGTACtatccactgtggtgacccgttgggaaataagggagcagTTCAGtgtatcttttctttccttttagcAACCAAGAAGTTAATTATTACAATGCAGTAATACAgggtttgatattttttaaaaaaatcacaattatttcttcttaaaatgaaaagaaagaaagtcacTTCATCTTATGTGAGAGAGCTATGGCCGAAAATGGTAATGTATGGATATATCGTTAGTGTATGCATAGTTACTGCCCTTTGCTCATCTTAGCAGCATAGTTAAGTCTTTTGcagttctgtttacatctcAGGAGTTGATTTTCTTACCTCCATTAAGTTGTTTCATGCCAGTGTAATGTGATGTGGAACTGGaaggaaaatgcatttcatCTCATTTTGCATGAATGGGGGTCTTTACATTTACTTAGATATTATTTCAGAACCTGTGTATTATACATGAGAGTTCCCAGAGTAACATTTGTGTTAGCCAGGCTATTTATAACGCAACATGCCAGAATTTCTACTGCTAATAGACGCCTAATATGGAGAATGCCACAATGTTATTTATAGATTGTTGGTAATATTTTGAATTTACATTGTTCTTGCAGCCTACACGGAGCTCGAAGCGGAGCCGTTTGTTTCGAGATGAAGATGAGCCACCGCAGCAGCGTCTTCCGTCCAGATCTCCACGGAGGAGCCAGAGAGTCACCACCACACCACAGGTAATGATTGCATTCTTCCTTACGATCACGTATATATTGCAGTTAATACATTTTCCTGGTAATGCTCCAGTTAGCACTGTTCATATTAAACTTTAAGATAATTGTGTCACCTGTGCAGTTTACGAGGCCCAAgattaaaagtaaagtaaattgtgtgtgaaaatagtgcactatttgcctatttgcactactctgcctggtttacactcaatgtcatttacccttacctgtatattgtatattgcatagctttcttgttaaattgtattgtatttatttaaatttttactttttaattattttatttgcattttttattcactctcttatatttaaatgttcatttgcaatttcatctagggtttgagagtaacgaaatttctattctctgtatgtcctgtacatgtggcagaattgacaaataaagttgactttgactttgacttttgacTTTGAAAAGTGCTCATCCACTTGGATTACTTGTGACGAGATGTATTACACTTGGGTGTTTGAAAGTTTTCGTAGTATAAAAGTTCAACTTTGTTTGAGGTTTGTTTTGGTCCAAAAGCTATCTGTTTATACCTGACCTGTTTTTGGTACGAGTGTCTTCAAAGAGTTGAACATCATGTCAacattaaaataagataaaatgtgAGTCCAAATTATAGCTAATAACTtaaatttaacataaaaatcaATCAATAGCCAAAAGAATAAGATAGAGTTTAACTTTGGATATCCATATGTGTATATGAATAAACATacgcatatacacacacaaatatataaaatctaaactagaattttttaaaaaggctccTTGCGGGGTAATGTGAGTTTCAAAGGTTATGCTTTCTGACCAAGTTGGTGTGCCTGAGATTGAATAAGTTCATCATATCTCTACAGCATAACAGAATATGATTTGTCTAATGTAACCCTTTCCAAAGGAGTTCTTTAAAATGCCTACCATATTGTTGTTTATGAAATGACTGTTGTTTTAATGGTTTTCCTCACAGAAATTTTCTAACATCGTGACACCAGATAAGAAGGCTTCCCAGAAAATAGGGCTGAGATTAAGAAACCTGCTGAAACTGCCCAAAGCTCACAAATGGTGCATCTATGAATGGTTTTATTCCAATATTGACAGGTAAagtctgatttttatttatttatttatttttgttccctGATGAgtacacataaataaatgagataaaaaaataagttacCCACGCATAACTGGTCTTAATTCAGCTTATCATGTTAGTCaaaacacgtcatagacacctcagcttcactactggaacttgaacattatgcactccacactgtatataaatgccacttgttttgcacatattcaactctgtatattttataaatttcattattatttttattttttatttttttttattttattttttttttatttcttttttttttttactatttaatttgtaaaaatgtgtatacacacacatacatacacacacacacacacacacacacacacacacacacacacacacacacacacgtaggaaaatatttagtatacacatccagaaatgcatacactattatatattgtacatatatttattagtttcaggttggccattcttgtattttgctcgtttgtgttgttgtgtttgcacatctctgttgcttgtggggctcgcacacaagaatttcactcgcatgtgctgtgccagtgtgcctgcacatgtgatgtgacaataaaaagtgatttgatttgatttgatttgaaaagcaAATTGGTAATTATAAAACTGTTACTGTTGCTTCTCTTTCTTCCAGGCCTCTTTTCGAGGGTGACAATGAGTTCTGCCTGTGTCTTAAGGAGACTTTCCCCAACCTGAAAACAAGAAAGCTAACCAGAGTTGAGTGGGGTACAATAAGGAGGTTGATGGGGAAACCTCGACGGTACGCTGTGATTTTTACATAAGTGTATGGAACAGTTTCCTTATGGACTTGATGTGTCAGGATAAAAAGAACTGGCATTACATTGCTGTGCTCTTTTGTCCCTTCAAGGTGTTCATCTGCATTCTTTGCTGAAGAGCGAACTGCATTGAGGCAGAAACGGCAGAAAATGCGGCTGCTGCAGCAAAGAAAACTAACTGACGTGTCAAACTGCAAAGATCTTCCTGATGAAATCCCTCTGCCTCTCATCATAGGAACCAAAGTCACCGGTAAGATGACTGAAGTGAGCGCAAGATTTTCAAATGAGCTGCAGTgttgcattttacatttttctgcttTGCACTTTCAAAAGATATATTCACGGAATTGAACTTAAGAGATAGAGAAGTTATTTTATCTGTTCCCTGATCTATCAGCCATTTTTGGGGAGAACTTAAGGATGACCTAATTAGAGCAGTTTTACTGTGATTTACCTCACAAAACACAGGTTTGGTCATGATTTAAGAATTAATATGCTAATTATGGCACAAATGAAAACGGATCCCTCAAAGGTCAAGTTGAATGATTTTTGTATCCAAAAGATCAATGGTTAGCTCGACTGTGATGAGATGACGTTTCATAGAAACGTTATTTTCTATGAAACAAAACGTGTGTCCATATGCTAATTTGAGGTGCCCACCTTGAAATTGTGGTGATTGTACAGATCTTTTGTAGTATAGCAACGCATATTTGAAGGATTGTCTACACTCTGTTGCTTTATCAGTTGACTTTATTGGCGAGCATAAACAAGGAATTGCTAAATTCCTTCAAAGTTGAAGGACTGCAGTCTTTCCTAacaaatactgttttttttctccatacaggtgaccccccccttctcaccgtctcttctcccctttggttttctttctctccctctttctttcattctttctccctgtcctatcccccagtcatgtctgtcccgtttgtagcaactgaaaataaaataaattcataattataataaaggtcaatcaaatggaccaatatggcaaggccatgatgatccacttggtaaaataaatccgcttggcatctttcttggccttaaaacaacaattctgatggctaaagatccaaacgggacacaaaaaaaaaaaaaaaaaagagaaagttgaACAATAAGAGCACAAGACAGTGAACAAAtcaatcattttaaaatatggtACTGGAGTTGAATTTGATCAAAACTATGGACAATTAAAGGACCAAGAAATCAAGCCAATAACATCTTTGGATGGACAAATAGCAAAGCGTCTACTTGGCTATTTCAGACACCAAATGAATCTGTACTCGTAAAAAGTCAGATCCTTTTAATGGTGTGGTGTAGGCTGTATCAGACTCCATATGTgaataattaatttatttgttatttatttattcaggtttAAATCAAGTGCATTTATCTTTGTTCTACAGCTCGTCTCCGAGGACTCCATGATGGGCTGTTCACAGGGCAGATTGATGCAGTAGACACCAGTGCCGCCACCTATCGTGTCACCTTTGACCGCACTGGCCTGGGAACTCACACTGTGCCTGATTATGAAGTCCTGGTAAACACTTTAACTTAACTCTCATAAAAGCTTCACTCTCAGTGTGATTTTGCCacacaggagaagaagaagaaatgccaATAGCTGTATCGTAGGAATTTCACAGGTCATATTATTAACCATCTtattgtaattttcttttccagagCAATGAACCTAATGAGACCATGCCCATTTCAGCCTTTGCCCAGAAGCATCGGTCAGCACGCTATATGCAAAGCCTCATGACTCCGCCTAGAGGGCCCTATCCCTCTGCTACCACTCCTGTCCATATGGTATTCTGAAACTACATTTACTACCATTTGTTGATTTGCTGACACGTTTGGCCATATtcgagttttgttttttcttttttttttctttttttttttttgttgttttcaaataACTGCTTTGTTTGGCCTACTATACACTATACGTTTTATACATTAATGCTAATCA comes from the Astatotilapia calliptera chromosome 15, fAstCal1.2, whole genome shotgun sequence genome and includes:
- the lin9 gene encoding protein lin-9 homolog isoform X1; this translates as MAEMDQLLDESSSAEALVSLKEGSLSNTLNEKNSFPRAHNTRGRHSSVTMDTPTRSSKRSRLFRDEDEPPQQRLPSRSPRRSQRVTTTPQKFSNIVTPDKKASQKIGLRLRNLLKLPKAHKWCIYEWFYSNIDRPLFEGDNEFCLCLKETFPNLKTRKLTRVEWGTIRRLMGKPRRCSSAFFAEERTALRQKRQKMRLLQQRKLTDVSNCKDLPDEIPLPLIIGTKVTARLRGLHDGLFTGQIDAVDTSAATYRVTFDRTGLGTHTVPDYEVLSNEPNETMPISAFAQKHRSARYMQSLMTPPRGPYPSATTPVHMDNDPLITQSPWRNKLPGAEGDTLGGFPVNFLVQVTRLSKILMIKKEHIKHLKEMNTEAEKLKSYSMPIDLDFQKRYATTVLELEQLNKDLNKVLHEVQQYCCELAPDQGMVPADHPTELRRRSEEEAQQMVQMRINAMKDGQQSVANPSLTHLISRLTALLLQIKCLADGGDLNSFEFKSLTDSLNDIKASIDPSNLSCFQNNVEIHVAHIQSGLSQLGNLHAFAANNTNAV
- the lin9 gene encoding protein lin-9 homolog isoform X2, with the protein product MDTPTRSSKRSRLFRDEDEPPQQRLPSRSPRRSQRVTTTPQKFSNIVTPDKKASQKIGLRLRNLLKLPKAHKWCIYEWFYSNIDRPLFEGDNEFCLCLKETFPNLKTRKLTRVEWGTIRRLMGKPRRCSSAFFAEERTALRQKRQKMRLLQQRKLTDVSNCKDLPDEIPLPLIIGTKVTARLRGLHDGLFTGQIDAVDTSAATYRVTFDRTGLGTHTVPDYEVLSNEPNETMPISAFAQKHRSARYMQSLMTPPRGPYPSATTPVHMDNDPLITQSPWRNKLPGAEGDTLGGFPVNFLVQVTRLSKILMIKKEHIKHLKEMNTEAEKLKSYSMPIDLDFQKRYATTVLELEQLNKDLNKVLHEVQQYCCELAPDQGMVPADHPTELRRRSEEEAQQMVQMRINAMKDGQQSVANPSLTHLISRLTALLLQIKCLADGGDLNSFEFKSLTDSLNDIKASIDPSNLSCFQNNVEIHVAHIQSGLSQLGNLHAFAANNTNAV